A portion of the Saccharomyces paradoxus chromosome XV, complete sequence genome contains these proteins:
- a CDS encoding M20 family metallopeptidase: MTETHHAPLPDEYPSSRQPTSSTYSRYKKFVLPLIGLFTLVLAYTTNVAKPVSNSTFHVPASPQCKKPQAYRPSFNKSVNLILNDKQFKIDSIKKLSGAIQIPTEINDTNPLPDDDLEYYSEFFKLHKYFEETFPLVHSHLKVEKVNQLGLIYTWEGTDPSLKPILFMAHQDVVPVNREIWDSWQYPPFSGYYEQETDYVWGRGSNDCKNLMLAELEGIEQLLTDGYRTKRTVILSMGFDEESSGFMGAKALAPFLLERYGPDSMFSIIDEGAGLLRLDKNLYIAAAVNAEKGYVDVRIAVHGHGGHSSVQPDHTTIGVASELIFMMENHPFEYDFSLDNPIYDVLQCAAEHSSFLPPHVREAILKAPVDESKRKVLTEFAASHPDIRDLIRTTRAIDVINGGVKANALPGLTSFIVNHRVDIHSSVNETIENDLYWARVIAEKHGYGLTFHDEVIIPETKLGHISLASEKMLEPAPVSPTAGHVWEIFAGTVQNLFQNEILAEQKDADVYVTGGLFSGNTDTKYYWGLSRNIYRFVAGIFPFDQLRTIHSVNEHISASSHVSAVAFVYEYIVNVNEYGHD, encoded by the coding sequence ATGACAGAGACTCATCATGCCCCACTCCCAGATGAGTATCCTTCTTCTAGGCAGCCAACCTCCTCTACCTATTCTAGGTATAAAAAATTCGTTCTGCCATTAATTGGTTTATTTACGTTGGTTCTTGCGTACACCACCAACGTTGCCAAACCTGTCTCAAATTCCACTTTTCACGTTCCTGCCTCTCCACAATGTAAAAAACCCCAAGCATATCGTCCATCGTTTAACAAGTCTGTGAATTTGATTCTGAACGATAAGCAATTTAAAATAGACtcaataaaaaagttgTCTGGCGCGATTCAAATTCCTACAGAAATTAATGACACAAACCCGCTTCCAGATGATGACCTAGAGTACTATTCAgagtttttcaaacttcacaaatattttgaagagacTTTTCCTCTTGTTCATTCTCATTTAAAGGTAGAAAAAGTCAACCAATTGGGCCTGATATATACATGGGAAGGTACAGATCCGAGTTTGAAACCAATATTATTTATGGCGCATCAAGATGTGGTGCCAGTTAATAGGGAAATATGGGATTCTTGGCAGTATCCACCATTCTCGGGTTACTATGAACAAGAAACGGATTATGTTTGGGGTCGCGGCTCCAATGATTGTAAGAATCTAATGCTCGCTGAATTAGAAGGTATAGAACAACTACTTACCGATGGTTACCGGACTAAAAGGACTGTTATATTATCTATGGGCTTTGATGAGGAATCGAGCGGTTTTATGGGCGCTAAAGCCTTGGCGCCATTTCTATTGGAAAGGTACGGTCCGGATAGCATGTTTTCCATTATTGATGAAGGTGCTGGGCTCTTAAGACTGGATAAAAATCTCTACATTGCAGCTGCTGTAAATGCAGAGAAGGGCTACGTCGATGTTAGGATTGCTGTTCATGGCCATGGTGGTCATTCATCAGTACAACCTGACCATACTACGATTGGTGTCGCATCAGAGTTGATATTTATGATGGAAAATCACCCATTTGAGTATGATTTCTCACTTGATAACCCTATCTATGATGTATTACAATGTGCCGCTGAGCACTCAAGTTTTTTGCCACCACATGTCAGAGAGGCAATCTTAAAAGCGCCTGTGGATGAAAGTAAAAGGAAGGTTTTGACGGAGTTTGCTGCATCGCACCCTGACATTCGTGACCTAATAAGAACAACTAGAGCAATTGACGTCATCAACGGCGGTGTCAAGGCTAATGCGTTGCCAGGATTGACCAGCTTTATTGTTAACCATAGAGTGGATATCCATTCATCTGTGAACGAAACTATAGAAAATGATTTGTACTGGGCCAGAGTTATTGCTGAAAAGCATGGCTATGGTTTGACTTTCCATGACGAAGTTATCATCCCGGAAACTAAACTTGGTCACATTTCTTTAGcaagtgaaaaaatgttaGAACCAGCCCCAGTATCGCCAACTGCAGGGCATGTTTGGGAAATTTTTGCAGGTACTGTTCAAAACCTGTTTCAAAACGAAATTCTGGCTGAGCAGAAAGATGCTGACGTTTACGTTACGGGTGGTTTGTTTTCTGGTAATACCGACACCAAGTATTACTGGGGATTAAGCAGAAACATTTATAGGTTCGTTGCAGGTATCTTTCCATTTGACCAACTAAGGACAATACATTCTGTTAATGAACATATTTCAGCATCTTCACACGTGTCAGCAGTCGCATTTGTCTATGAATATATCGTGAACGTCAATGAATACGGCCATGATTAA
- the FRE7 gene encoding putative ferric-chelate reductase (ferric reductase with similarity to Fre2p~similar to YOL152W) — MVEVKDLVLNNGVRCIADIHSELYAKLKKESQAATPWIYQKEYGKFVTYFIAVIIFLCLIKKLAFMYYDSSEEFLPEKKDSPITPPELLARIMKRLVAFNRYICYRKFPTLIFSYLGIPTSVGTFLVVMAATLYTLLYCFVPHPFYRPCAGFGSPPLSVRAGIMAVSLVPFVFSLSGKVNVIGWLVGLSYEKINIYHQWASILCLFFSWVHVIPFLRQARHEGGYERMHQQWKASDMWRSGVPPILFLNLLWLFSLPVARRYIYEIFLQVHWILAVGFYISLFYHVYPELNSHMYLVATIVVWFAQLFYRLAAKGYLRPGRSFMASTIANVSVVGEGCVELIVKDVEMAYSPGQHIFVRTIDKDVISSHPFSIFPSAKYPGGVKILIRAQKGFTKRLYESRDEMKKILIDGPYGGIERNVRSFTNVYLICSGSGISTCLPFLQKYGPIFHKTNLESITLDWLVRHREDISWIEDEIYTLSNDLRQLFLDGRIVIRIYVCSSSTVPDTTKTLSRIADTTSDQSDLAKKEKGTEFGQDNTESSSTLDKSKNEYKSIVTIISSKPDLNQVINGYEIGFRNCFICSGSDSLRYIVGNSVASLQAKVFSSKNVEECYLHSESFGY; from the coding sequence ATGGTTGAAGTAAAAGATTTGGTTTTAAACAATGGTGTCCGCTGTATTGCTGACATCCACTCCGAACTATACGCCaagttaaaaaaagaatcgCAGGCAGCGACACCTTGgatatatcaaaaagaatacGGAAAATTTGTCACTTACTTTATCGCtgtaataatttttttgtgtttaataaagaaactaGCATTTATGTATTATGATTCCAGTGAGGAATTTCTtccagaaaagaaggacTCACCGATTACCCCTCCTGAATTGCTTGCCCGAATAATGAAGAGACTTGTCGCATTCAACAGATACATTTGCTATAGGAAATTTCCTACgttgatcttttcttactTAGGTATTCCGACATCCGTGGGTACATTTTTAGTAGTAATGGCTGCCACTTTATACACGCTTCTATACTGCTTTGTTCCTCATCCATTCTACAGACCCTGTGCAGGATTTGGTTCGCCGCCTTTGTCTGTTCGTGCAGGTATAATGGCAGTATCTTTGGTTCCGTTTGTATTTTCACTTTCCGGGAAGGTCAACGTCATAGGTTGGTTGGTTGGTCTTTCgtatgaaaaaatcaatatatACCATCAATGGGCATCCATTCTTTGTTTATTCTTTAGCTGGGTTCATGTAATTCCCTTCTTACGCCAAGCACGACATGAAGGAGGATATGAAAGAATGCACCAGCAATGGAAGGCATCCGACATGTGGAGGAGTGGTGTCCCACCCATCTTATTTCTGAACTTGCTATGGTTATTTTCGCTACCTGTTGCCAGGCGATATATCTATGAGATTTTCTTACAAGTCCACTGGATTTTAGCTGTTGGATTTTACATTAGCTTGTTCTATCACGTTTACCCCGAATTGAATTCTCATATGTATCTGGTTGCTACGATTGTGGTTTGGTTTGCGCAATTGTTTTACAGACTGGCCGCGAAGGGTTATTTAAGACCTGGTAGAAGCTTCATGGCTTCCACCATTGCAAATGTCAGTGTAGTCGGTGAAGGATGCGTGGAATTAATCGTCAAAGATGTGGAAATGGCCTACTCTCCAGGTCAACATATATTCGTGAGAACGATTGATAAAGACGTCATCTCTAGCCATCCATTTTCTATCTTCCCGAGTGCAAAGTATCCCGGCGgagtaaaaatattgattaGAGCCCAGAAAGGGTTTACTAAAAGACTATACGAAAGCCGTGATgagatgaagaaaattctgaTTGATGGGCCTTATGGTGGAATCGAGAGAAACGTTAGAAGTTTTACCAATGTTTACTTGATTTGCTCTGGTTCAGGAATATCTACATGCCTACCTTTCCTGCAAAAATACGGCCCCATATTCCATAAGACAAACTTGGAAAGTATTACATTGGACTGGTTGGTAAGACATAGGGAGGATATATCATGGATTGAAGACGAAATATACACACTCTCAAATGATTTACGCCAGTTATTCTTGGATGGAAGAATTGTGATTAGGATTTACGTCTGCTCCAGCAGTACTGTCCCTGATACTACTAAAACTCTTTCTCGAATAGCAGATACTACCAGTGACCAATCCGATTTagctaaaaaagaaaaaggtacCGAATTCGGTCAGGATAATACTGAGTCAAGTTCAACTTTGGACAAATCCAAAAACGAATATAAAAGTATCGTCACcattatttcttccaaaCCTGATTTGAATCAAGTCATTAATGGTTACGAAATTGGGTTCAGGAACTGCTTCATTTGTTCAGGCTCTGATAGCCTCAGATATATCGTTGGAAATTCCGTGGCAAGTTTACAAGCCAAGGTTTTTTCCAGCAAAAATGTCGAAGAGTGTTATTTACACAGCGAGAGTTTTGGCTACTAA
- the GRE2 gene encoding methylglyoxal reductase (NADPH-dependent) GRE2 (3-methylbutanal reductase and NADPH-dependent methylglyoxal reductase~similar to YOL151W), with product MSVFVSGANGFIAQHIVDLLLKDDYKVIGSARSQEKAENLMKAFGNNPNLSMEIVPEISKLDAFDHVFQKHGKDIKIVLHTASPFCFDISDSERDLLIPAVNGVKGILNSIKKYAADTVERVVLTSSYAAVFDMAKENDKSLTFNEESWNPATWESCQSDPINAYCGSKKFAEKAGWKFLEENKDVVKFELTAVNPVYVFGPQMFDRDVKKHLNTSCELVNSLMHLSPEDKIPELFGGYIDVRDVAKAHLVAFQKSETIGQRLIVSEGRFTMQDVLDILNEDFPVLKGKIPVGKEGSGATHNTLGATLDNKKSKELLGFKFRNLKETIDDTASQILKFEGRI from the coding sequence ATGTCAGTTTTTGTTTCAGGTGCTAACGGGTTCATTGCCCAACACATTGTCGATCTCCTATTGAAAGATGACTATAAGGTCATCGGTTCTGCTAGAAGTCAAGAAAAGGCCGAGAACTTAATGAAAGCCTTTGGTAATAACCCAAACCTTTCCATGGAAATCGTTCCAGAAATATCTAAGCTGGATGCATTTGACcatgtttttcaaaagcacGGCAAGGATATCAAGATAGTCCTACATACAGCCTCTCCATTTTGCTTTGATATCAGTGACAGCGAACGCGATTTATTAATTCCTGCTGTGAACGGTGTTAAGGGAATTCTGAACTCCATTAAGAAATATGCTGCTGACACTGTAGAACGTGTAGTTCTCACTTCTTCTTATGCAGCTGTTTTCGATATggcaaaagaaaacgatAAGTCTTTAACATTTAACGAAGAATCCTGGAATCCGGCAACCTGGGAGAGTTGCCAAAGTGACCCAATTAACGCCTACTGCGGTTCTAAGAAGTTTGCTGAAAAAGCAGGTTGGAAATTTTTAGAGGAGAATAAAGACGTTGTAAAATTCGAATTAACTGCCGTTAATCCAGTTTATGTTTTCGGTCCGCAAATGTTTGACAGAGATGTGAAGAAGCACTTGAACACATCTTGTGAACTTGTCAACAGCTTGATGCATTTATCACCTGAGGACAAGATACCCGAACTGTTTGGTGGATATATTGATGTTCGTGATGTTGCAAAGGCTCATTTAGTGGCCTTCCAAAAGAGTGAGACAATTGGTCAAAGATTAATTGTCTCAGAAGGTAGATTTACTATGCAGGATGTCTTGGATATCCTCAATGAAGATTTCCCTGTCTTAAAAGGTAAGATTCCGGTGGGTAAAGAAGGTTCCGGTGCTACTCATAATACTCTTGGTGCTACTCTTGACAATAAGAAGAGTAAGGAATTATTAGGTTTCAAATTCAGGAACTTGAAAGAGACCATTGACGACACTGCCTCCCAGATTTTAAAATTTGAGGGCAGAATATAA
- the DCP1 gene encoding Dcp1p (Subunit of the Dcp1p-Dcp2p decapping enzyme complex~similar to YOL149W), with protein sequence MTGAATAAENSATQLEFYRKALNFNVIGRYDPKIKQLLFHTPHASLYKWDFKKDEWNKLEYQGVLAIYLRDVSQNTNLLPVSPQEVDIFDSQNGSNNIQTNNGAENNNRNSNGNGNGCKNNDSLTYNCGKTLSGKDIYNYGLIILNRINPDNFSMGIVPNSVVNKRKVFNAEEDAHNPLECMGVEVKDELVIIKNLKHEVYGIWIHTVNDRQNIYELIKYLLENEPKDSFA encoded by the coding sequence ATGACCggagcagcaacagcagcagaaAATTCTGCCACACAATTAGAATTTTACAGAAAAGCCTTAAATTTCAACGTTATTGGGAGGTACGATCCCAAAATAAAGCAACTACTTTTCCACACACCACATGCGTCACTGTATAAATGGGACTTCAAGAAGGACGAATGGAATAAACTAGAATACCAAGGTGTTTTAGCCATATATTTGAGAGACGTCTCGCAAAATACGAACCTTTTGCCCGTTTCTCCACAAGAAGTAGATATTTTTGATTCGCAAAATGGTAGTAATAACATTCAAACAAACAATGGCGCCGAAAATAACAACAGGAATAGCAATGGAAATGGGAACGGTtgtaaaaataatgattcGTTAACCTATAACTGTGGTAAAACCTTAAGCGGAAAGGACATATACAATTACGGATTGATCATATTAAACCGAATCAACCCtgacaatttttccatGGGAATTGTTCCCAATAGTGTCGTAAATAAGAGGAAAGTATTCAATGCTGAAGAGGATGCACATAATCCACTAGAGTGCATGGGGGTGGAAGTGAAAGACGAATTGGTCATTATCAAGAACTTGAAACATGAGGTCTATGGTATATGGATTCATACAGTCAATGATAGACAAAATATCTACGAACTAATAAAATATCTTCTAGAAAATGAGCCAAAAGATTCTTTTGCTTGA
- the SPT20 gene encoding Spt20p (Subunit of the SAGA transcriptional regulatory complex~similar to YOL148C) → MSANSPTGNDPHVFGIPVNATPSNMGSPGSPVNVPPMNPTVANVNHPVVRTSSNNNANEGARTLTREQIQQLQQRQRLLLQQRLLEQQRKQQALQNYEAQFYQMLMTLNKRPKRLYNFVEDADSILKKYEQYLHSFEFHIYENNYKICAPANSRLQQQQKQPELTSDGLILTKNNETLKEFLEYVARGRIPDAIMEVLRDCNIQFYEGNLILQVYDHTNTVDVTPKENKPDSNTSSSPPSNNGSTQDNSKIQQPSELNSGVANTGANTTNKKASFKRPRVYRTLLKPNDLTTYYDMMSYADNARFSDSIYQQFESEILTLTKRNLSLSVPLNPYEHRNMLEEAAFSEPHWDDQKKSFVHEHRAESTREGTKGVVGHIEEHDEFPQHSSNYEQLMLIMNERTTTITNSTFAVSLTKNAMEIASSNSNGARGASSSTSNSASNTRNNSLANGNQVALAAAAAAAAVGSTMGNDNNQFSRLKFIEQWRINKEKRKQQALSANINPTPFNARISMTAPLTPQQQLLQRQQQALEQQQNGGVMKNANKRSSNNAAGNNNSNNNLDKPKVKRPRKNAKKSESGTPAPKKKRMTKKKQSASSTPSSTTIS, encoded by the coding sequence ATGAGTGCCAATAGTCCGACAGGAAACGACCCTCATGTGTTTGGTATTCCTGTGAACGCAACACCATCCAATATGGGTTCGCCAGGCAGTCCAGTTAACGTACCACCTATGAACCCTACGGTAGCAAATGTGAATCATCCCGTTGTGAGGACTagtagtaataataatgccAATGAAGGTGCTAGGACTTTAACCAGGGAACAAATACAGCAATTGCAGCAAAGACAAAGATTATTGCTACAGCAGAGGCTACTCGAACAACAGAGAAAACAGCAAGCATTACAAAACTATGAGGCTCAGTTCTATCAAATGCTTATGACGCTAAACAAAAGACCGAAAAGACTTTACAATTTTGTGGAAGATGCAGattcaattttgaaaaaatatgagCAATATTTACAcagttttgaatttcataTCTATGAGAATAATTATAAGATTTGCGCTCCTGCAAATAGCAGAttacaacagcagcaaaaGCAACCTGAGCTGACTAGCGATGGTCTAATATTAACCAAGAATAATGAAACGTTGAAAGAATTCTTAGAGTACGTCGCCAGAGGAAGGATTCCCGACGCTATTATGGAAGTCTTGAGGGATTGTAATATTCAATTCTATGAAGGAAATCTTATTTTACAAGTTTATGATCATACGAATACAGTTGATGTTACCCCTAAAGAGAACAAGCCTGATTCAaatacttcttcttccccCCCTTCAAATAATGGTAGCACACAGGACAATTCCAAGATTCAGCAACCGTCCGAACTCAATAGCGGTGTAGCAAATACAGGCGCCAACACAACCAATAAGAAGGCCTCCTTCAAACGACCTAGAGTATATCGAACGTTGTTGAAGCCTAACGATTTAACTACGTACTATGATATGATGTCTTATGCAGATAATGCACGGTTTTCCGATAGCATTTATCAACAGTTTGAATCTGAAATATTAACACTTACTAAGAGGAATTTATCACTAAGCGTTCCATTAAATCCATATGAGCACCGGAACATGTTGGAAGAAGCAGCCTTCTCAGAACCTCATTGGGatgaccaaaaaaaatcctttgTTCACGAACATCGTGCTGAGTCCACGAGAGAAGGCACAAAGGGAGTTGTAGGGCATATCGAAGAGCATGATGAATTTCCACAACATAGTTCGAATTATGAACAGTTGATGTTAATCATGAATGAACgcacaacaacaataaccAACTCCACGTTTGCCGTTTCACTAACCAAGAATGCGATGGAGATTGCAAGCTCTAATTCTAATGGTGCCCGTGGAGCTTCGTCCTCAACTTCGAATTCCGCGTCAAATACAAGGAATAACAGTTTGGCCAACGGCAACCAAGTAGCTTTAGCAGCGGCGGCGGCGGCGGCGGCAGTGGGATCCACCATGGGTAACGATAATAATCAATTTAGCAGGCTGAAATTTATTGAACAATGgagaataaataaagaaaagagaaaacagCAGGCTTTAAGTGCAAACATCAATCCGACCCCTTTCAACGCTAGAATATCGATGACAGCTCCGTTGACTCCACAGCAACAGCTACTACAAAGACAGCAGCAGGCCTTGGAGCAACAGCAAAACGGTGGAGTCATGAAAAACGcaaacaaaagaagcagCAACAATGCTGCTGGtaacaataatagtaataacaaTTTAGACAAACCAAAGGTCAAGCGACCCAGAAAAAATGCGAAAAAGAGTGAGAGTGGTACACCGGCTcctaaaaagaaaagaatgacTAAGAAGAAACAGAGCGCAAGTAGCACGCCCTCTTCCACTACAATTTCATAA
- the PEX11 gene encoding Pex11p (Peroxisomal protein required for medium-chain fatty acid oxidation~similar to YOL147C): MVCDTVVYHPSVTRFVKFLDGSAGREKILRLLQYLARFLAVQNSSILARQLQVQFTTVRKFLRFLKPLNHLQAAAKFYDNKLASDNVVRICNVLKNIFFAAYLSLDQVNLLRILKVIPVTILTGKKIPRWSNWCWLFGLLSGLAMDLRKIQTSHAQISAFVKAKSQSQGDEHEDHKKVLGKAYQDRYSALRRLFWDAADSFIVLNNLGYLSSNEEYVALSGVVTSILGMQDMWKVT, encoded by the coding sequence ATGGTCTGTGATACAGTAGTGTATCACCCCTCCGTGACGAGATTCGTCAAATTTCTAGATGGTTCAGCTGGTAGAGAAAAGATTCTGAGATTGCTACAGTATCTAGCAAGATTTTTAGCAGTACAGAACTCTTCTATCTTAGCCAGGCAATTACAAGTGCAATTCACCACAgttagaaaatttttgaggTTTTTAAAACCTTTGAACCACTTACAGGCTGCTGCTAAGTTTTACGACAACAAGTTGGCCAGTGACAACGTTGTTAGAATCTGcaatgttttgaaaaatatatttttcGCTGCATACTTGTCGTTAGACCAGGTCAACCTTttaagaattttgaaagtaatTCCTGTAACCATTCTTACCGGTAAGAAAATACCTCGTTGGTCCAATTGGTGTTGGCTGTTTGGCCTTCTAAGTGGTCTGGCTATGGATCTTCGTAAGATCCAAACGTCGCATGCCCAAATTTCTGCCTTCGTGAAGGCAAAATCACAAAGCCAAGGTGATGAGCATGAGGATCACAAGAAGGTATTAGGTAAAGCTTATCAAGACAGATACTCTGCGTTAAGAAGACTATTCTGGGATGCCGCAGATTCGTTCATCGTCCTCAACAACTTGGGGTATTTGTCCAGTAACGAAGAGTATGTTGCGCTGTCTGGTGTTGTCACTTCTATTCTTGGTATGCAAGACATGTGGAAAGTTACctag
- the PSF3 gene encoding DNA replication protein PSF3 (Subunit of the GINS complex (Sld5p, Psf1p, Psf2p, Psf3p)~similar to YOL146W), with protein MGYYDIDDVLADGTDFPCKFQYDIPGLGYLENNPGRPITKNTKLNLPLWLARILAIVGGDEALIDEEPVPFVELLPPDMFSTKVMNAIKTDPVALDLHSINSHFFSLAIKWITLFSEKELANVVSELLLQRAQELNHHASSLSIDLSSAGKNSANTNIATSTFLLKLEEMEKEIYKKSHESYKDTKGWMFKK; from the coding sequence ATGGGATACTATGACATTGATGATGTTCTGGCAGATGGGACAGATTTTCCTTGTAAATTTCAATATGATATCCCGGGTCTTGGttatttggaaaacaaCCCAGGACGACCCATAACAAAAAACACTAAACTAAACCTGCCGCTTTGGTTAGCAAGGATCCTGGCAATTGTAGGTGGTGACGAAGCCCTGATAGATGAAGAACCTGTGCCATTTGTGGAACTCTTGCCACCAGACATGTTTTCTACCAAAGTTATGAATGCTATAAAGACAGATCCGGTGGCCCTGGACTTGCATTCGATAAATTCGCATTTCTTCAGTTTGGCCATAAAATGGATAACGTTGTTCAGTGAAAAAGAACTGGCCAATGTGGTTAGTGAGTTACTTCTGCAACGTGCGCAAGAACTTAATCATCATGCTAGTAGTTTATCTATTGATCTAAGTTCGgctggaaaaaattcagcCAACACTAATATAGCAACTAGTACATTTTTACTGAAACTAGAGGAAATGGAGAAggaaatatataaaaagtCGCATGAATCATACAAGGACACGAAAGGGTGGATGTTCAAGAAATAA